DNA sequence from the Elusimicrobiota bacterium genome:
CCGGGGCCTCATAGCGCCCTTGCGCCATGTATTCCCTGGTCAACGAGCCTGCCAAATCAAAAACCAGTTCCTGTATGCGTCTTTGCGCCCGAAACGCATTCAAAGAAACTTGGTCCACTCGATTCGGACCATTTAAGGACAATCGCCCCTTATTGTTGACGTTGAGTCCCTTCATTTCGACTTCCGGTGGAATTTTCCCAGGCTCAAGGACCAGAGCGGGGACTGTGTCCCAATCAACTGCCACTCGATTGCGAATTGCCTGGGTATAGCCTTCCACACGAGGAAAGGTTATCGCGAACCTTTCCTTCTGCGGAACGGCATAGACATGATTCTGCTTGGGTTTTGGAGGTTGAGGCCCCTGCGGGTTGGCTTTAAATGGAATTACTTCGAAGGGGACGCCCAAGACCTTGGCCACCTCTTCGGTGAAAAGGCCGTTTTCACCAAGCTCATAATTCTTTCGACGTAAGCCCCGCCCAACAACCTGCTCACATAGTAGCTGGGACATGAACGGCCGCAGGCCGATGATATGCGTCACCGTATTGCAGTCCCATCCTTCGGTCAACATTCCAACGCTTACGATGCAACGCACATCTCTACCGGGTGGGTGCAGGGGCGACTTTCGCCTCGCAGCCAATTCGTCAAAACCCTGAGGATAAATAGGGCGGCCCTGACTGTCCGAGGGCCAGGAGCGCTTGCCGACGGTGTCCAGGGTCGTTCTCATCCATTGGACTTCGTCACTTTTGGCCTGGCCCGTGTCCGTTTCGTGCACAACCTTGGTATCAACCCGGATCGTATTAAACAACCCATCCTTGTTTCGGAATCCTTCGATCTTGGCAGGAGGAAGGCCTACTGGGGCCTTTCCCTCGGCCAGCCATTCAAATAGCAACTTGGCAATTTTCGTGTTCTTGCAAACAACGATAAAAACAGGAGGGCGCTCATCGTTTTCTGACTTTTTCCATTCTACCTGAAGCTCTTCCCAAAGCCCGCCCAACATCGCAATAGGGGTGTGTGCCCATTTCAAGATCGCTTCCGGTTTCGGGCTCGCCTTCTTACCCCCTTTTTCCGCGGGAGTTAATTGATCCGTGATCCAGCGCCAGATGTTGAAATATCCAGGGATCGCCGCCCCTGTCGTGTCCCGTACAGCCAATTGTGGAATCTTGACCAAGCCCGACTCAATGGCATCCACCAAACCGAAATCACTGACGACCCATGGGAACGGTTTATTGGTGTCCTGCCCCACCCGGCCTAAAAAATAGGGGGTGGCCGATAGGTCCACCGCAAAATTTATTCCTCGCTGCTTGTGTATTCGATCCAGCCCATCTATCCAGACCGTTGCCTCCTTGAAAAAATCGTCGGCTTCATCTTCTTCACCAAATAGGTCTTCCTCGTCCTCTTCCGCCTCCGGGCGGCGGATACGGTAAGCGTGATGTGCCTCGTCGTTCATCACGAAGATGTTCTGTTTCCCTCCGACTTCCCGGCCGAGAACACGTTCAATCAAATGTGCATCGCTCTCCACATACCGAACGGATTCAACATAAACTTTTGCTAGATTCCCGCTTTTGTCCCGCTTTTCCTCAAGAACCGACAGCATTCCAGCGGCCACTTGGCGGTTGAAATCTTCTTCCGTCAGATACCGTGTCCCTCTCGCGGTGGTGGTCTTTGCACCAATAGAAATGATCTCCCTTCCTCTAACTGCCACTCCGGCCTTGAGAACCTTCGCCCCCACGCCTCCGACTTGGCTACCTTGCGGCTCAAAGATATGCCAGTTTGTTCTCAACACCCGGCCCCTCGTCAAAGTCGGCATGAGGTGTGGCGGCACCAGATCCCGATGGCGATAAACACTGGATTCACCACCTTCTGGGTTTAACTCTTCAAGACGATTGCGGATAGTGACGTTAGGACAGACCACAAGGACCAGGTCAGAAAAACGGGCGTCGTTTCGGTCGTTGACCTTATTCAGGATACTCCAGGCGGCAAGCATTCCCATGACGGTCGTCTTCCCAGAGCCCGTCGCCATCTTGCAGGCATAGCGAGGAAAAGAAGCCATTCCCCCGGCCTTTTGAGGATCGCTCGGCTCGTCTCTTGGAACGTCAATCCCTTGAAGAAAGTCACTTCTCGCCTCACGCAAGAAAATGACCGTTTCGGCGGCTTCGATCTGGGCAAAAAAGAGGGGGGTCTTGCGGCCTTCTCTCCTCCACCACTGTAAAAGTTCAAGTGTGGTCCGAGTTACACCAGGATAGCCCTGCTTGCGCCAACTCGACACCCTTTCACGTAACCGGTTAACCAAAACCATCTCATAGGCCGGTTTGTACGCCTTAGATTCCGCCAGGGCACCATCCCGTAGGTTCCAGGTAATGTTGCCCTCTTTGGGAGGGTAAACCAGGGAAGGACGCCGCCCTTCCCGTCTCTCCGCTGGCTCACCTTCACGGATGAAATAATGCTGGGAGGGTTCCGCGAAAGGGCTATTGATGATTGGTTGATCTACTTCGTATCCGCTCACTTGATCCCTTTGAGGCTCTTAACGACGAGCAACTCATTACCGCGATCATCGATGACTTTGACGGCAATCTGTTGATGTTCTCCGCCGCCAAACGGTGCGCTGACCCTTCCCGCCAAATGGTCCCAGACCTTCTCGCTGTATTCGGCTTTGAGCGCTCTTTTTAGATTGTCCCATGCGCTGGTCCTGGGAAAGAATGCTTGAGAGACGTGGAAGCAGAGGTCATTGTAATTTGTGTCCAAGAACCACGCCGGGACATCGTCCCCGGCGCGGTGAACCACCTCCATTGTAGCCGGATCAAAGACGTCAAAACCCAGTAGCTCGACTTGATATCGGGTTTCTTTGCTGCACTCCTCCTTGGCGGAAACCTTAATTTCAGGAAGCCCGCAAACGCTGAATATCTGGCTACTCCTCATGCTCTTTAAAAGGTCTCCCATCATCAGGTCAGGCGTGGCTTGTATGTAAATCGCAGGGATACCAACGATGCTTTCGCATTTTTCGATTAATGCTCGCGCATTCGCTTGAATTGCGAACCCAATCACGTAAAGCGTGGCGTAGTTTTTGGCGGTAGCTTCCCTCGCCGCCTCGAATACTAATTTTTCACTTACCGCCCCATTCTCCGGACCAAAGACCAATGCAACAGTCTTATCCTTCCCGTTGACGACCATCCCTTCGGCGGACAAGGACAACGCCTTTGCCGGGAGACGAAGATTTTTAAGCGTCACCGTCCGTTTTCCATCCAATCTTAAGATTGGACTCTTTCGGAGGACCTCCAGCATCCTCTCCACAAAAGTGAAGTCGCCTTCCGCGGTCTCGGACTTCTTTGATGTGGATGGGTCACCTTCCCAGTCAATGGGGGTGGGGATAGTGGCCTCAAGCGTAAATGGACCAGCAACACGGACCACATTGTTGATGTCCTCCGGTTTATCAAAAAGGACTTCCTCGTCAGGCGGTGCATTATTGGCAATGCTCTCTAGAGTGATATGAGGGATGATTCCACCGACCTCCTCCCCTTTTGCATTCTGGCGTCTCTCGTAATTGAAGCCTGCGGCTGGCCCTCGGGAATCATCAATCAATTTAAACCAAGGGAACGTGGCGGTGAGAATCCTCTGCCGAGCCAAAGCGAGCGGGACACGGCTGGTGTCAATCGTGATCCATCTCCGCCCCCATCCTTCAGCGCAATAGGCTGTCGTCCCGCTTCCACAGGTGGGATCAAGAACCAAATCCCCGGGGTTAGTAGTGAGTAACATGCAGCGCTGAACTACTTTTGCATTTGTTTGGACGACATAAATCTTTTCATCGGTGAAATTCCCGGAGATCGTGTCAGTCCAAATATTGCCGCGTTCCTTGTAAGGAAAATCATCAGAAAACCGACGGAATCGAATGCTGTTTTTGGCAACATGAATTCGACCTGCCTTCGCAAGCCTATTCATTCCCTCCGGATAATTAGCTTTCCAGTGGCTGTTTCCGCCCGGCTCATAAACTTTCCCTTCAAACTCAAAGGGCTGTGGTTCTGAAGATGCACCTTGGGACTGAATATTGTCAGGGTTATATAGTTTAGCCCTTTCCGGCAATGGGGACTCTCCGCGCTTCTCGGCGGCAGTTACACCTCGATAGTCACCATTAGCCAACAATACCCATGTCGCATTGCCCTCACCAGGGACAAGCTCCCTCTTTTCAAAAAGCTTGTGGACCTTAACCTGTTTCTTATCCTTGGCGTACCAAAGTAAGAAGTCCCCAAGGGTTGCGATTGTTTTTGTCTCAAAGCCGGAAGTCGTTTGGAAAGAAATTTGAGAAACAAAATTCTCTTCGCCGAACACTTCGTCCATAACCTCTCTAACGTGATGAAGGTTAACGTCGCTGATTTGGACAAAAATGCTTCCTGTGGGGGCAAGCAAATCACGGCAAAGGAGAAGCCGGTCCCTAAGATACGTCAGGTATGAGTGGACCCCGAACTCCCAAGTGTCTCTATAGGCCTGAACCATTTCCGGCTCTCTCGTAAGGCTCTCATCATCGTTATGGTCAACGCTACCGATATCCCGTTGTCGGACAAATGGCTGGAAGTTGCTTCCGAATTTCACCCCATAGGGCGGGTCCATGTAGATCATCTGAACTTGGCCGCCAAGACCCTCATAATGAAGGAGGGAGTTCATCACAACCAAAGAATCCCCCAGCACCATCCGGTTGACCCATTTGTCCTTGTGTTCATACGCCTTCAGGACTTGGTCTGCAATGGAGTGCCGCGGATCGCCGAAAAGGTCATCAAAGTTCAACTGCTTGTCGGTCTTGTGGCTCTTGATGGTTTCGAGAATCGCCTGAGTTGAAAGCCGTTCATGGACAAACAGGGGAAGGGTTGGGACATCGAAGGAAAAGCGCTCCGCCTTTCCGGCCCAATCAAGAAACGGTTTACCAAGCGCCTTTAACTTTGATGCGGCGGCTTTAGCGTCTTCCAGGGTCTTCGCTTCCAACACTTCCCGAATGGCCGCCTCTCCCTGCTCTCGGGTGGGGTTCTGGCCGTCCCAATTCAGCGCGGGGGAAAGGGATGAATCGTAACGGTATGTTCTTGGAAATTTTTGCTTCTTGAATTGTGCCTGCGTTCCCACGTCTGGCCGCATAGGGCTTTCAGATTCCGGGTGTCGGTAAGTGTCTGTCTTGTTTTCCGTCGATGCTTTTTTACGAGCCATAATGTGCTTTATCCTTTGCCACTGGGTCATTCGGGGGCATTCTTGATTAATTGTTAAACGGCTATTCCGCGTTGGTAAATGCGACCAGCTCCGTTAGCCACAAAGGTTAATCTTTCCTTGCAAGCCCTTTCTCAAGGAGCTCATTATTCAGCCATGCCCCTTTCAAGAAAACTTTTTCCCAGGTGTCGTCTTCATCGGTGCTGTAGAAGACGT
Encoded proteins:
- a CDS encoding site-specific DNA-methyltransferase, coding for MARKKASTENKTDTYRHPESESPMRPDVGTQAQFKKQKFPRTYRYDSSLSPALNWDGQNPTREQGEAAIREVLEAKTLEDAKAAASKLKALGKPFLDWAGKAERFSFDVPTLPLFVHERLSTQAILETIKSHKTDKQLNFDDLFGDPRHSIADQVLKAYEHKDKWVNRMVLGDSLVVMNSLLHYEGLGGQVQMIYMDPPYGVKFGSNFQPFVRQRDIGSVDHNDDESLTREPEMVQAYRDTWEFGVHSYLTYLRDRLLLCRDLLAPTGSIFVQISDVNLHHVREVMDEVFGEENFVSQISFQTTSGFETKTIATLGDFLLWYAKDKKQVKVHKLFEKRELVPGEGNATWVLLANGDYRGVTAAEKRGESPLPERAKLYNPDNIQSQGASSEPQPFEFEGKVYEPGGNSHWKANYPEGMNRLAKAGRIHVAKNSIRFRRFSDDFPYKERGNIWTDTISGNFTDEKIYVVQTNAKVVQRCMLLTTNPGDLVLDPTCGSGTTAYCAEGWGRRWITIDTSRVPLALARQRILTATFPWFKLIDDSRGPAAGFNYERRQNAKGEEVGGIIPHITLESIANNAPPDEEVLFDKPEDINNVVRVAGPFTLEATIPTPIDWEGDPSTSKKSETAEGDFTFVERMLEVLRKSPILRLDGKRTVTLKNLRLPAKALSLSAEGMVVNGKDKTVALVFGPENGAVSEKLVFEAAREATAKNYATLYVIGFAIQANARALIEKCESIVGIPAIYIQATPDLMMGDLLKSMRSSQIFSVCGLPEIKVSAKEECSKETRYQVELLGFDVFDPATMEVVHRAGDDVPAWFLDTNYNDLCFHVSQAFFPRTSAWDNLKRALKAEYSEKVWDHLAGRVSAPFGGGEHQQIAVKVIDDRGNELLVVKSLKGIK
- a CDS encoding DEAD/DEAH box helicase family protein, which translates into the protein MSGYEVDQPIINSPFAEPSQHYFIREGEPAERREGRRPSLVYPPKEGNITWNLRDGALAESKAYKPAYEMVLVNRLRERVSSWRKQGYPGVTRTTLELLQWWRREGRKTPLFFAQIEAAETVIFLREARSDFLQGIDVPRDEPSDPQKAGGMASFPRYACKMATGSGKTTVMGMLAAWSILNKVNDRNDARFSDLVLVVCPNVTIRNRLEELNPEGGESSVYRHRDLVPPHLMPTLTRGRVLRTNWHIFEPQGSQVGGVGAKVLKAGVAVRGREIISIGAKTTTARGTRYLTEEDFNRQVAAGMLSVLEEKRDKSGNLAKVYVESVRYVESDAHLIERVLGREVGGKQNIFVMNDEAHHAYRIRRPEAEEDEEDLFGEEDEADDFFKEATVWIDGLDRIHKQRGINFAVDLSATPYFLGRVGQDTNKPFPWVVSDFGLVDAIESGLVKIPQLAVRDTTGAAIPGYFNIWRWITDQLTPAEKGGKKASPKPEAILKWAHTPIAMLGGLWEELQVEWKKSENDERPPVFIVVCKNTKIAKLLFEWLAEGKAPVGLPPAKIEGFRNKDGLFNTIRVDTKVVHETDTGQAKSDEVQWMRTTLDTVGKRSWPSDSQGRPIYPQGFDELAARRKSPLHPPGRDVRCIVSVGMLTEGWDCNTVTHIIGLRPFMSQLLCEQVVGRGLRRKNYELGENGLFTEEVAKVLGVPFEVIPFKANPQGPQPPKPKQNHVYAVPQKERFAITFPRVEGYTQAIRNRVAVDWDTVPALVLEPGKIPPEVEMKGLNVNNKGRLSLNGPNRVDQVSLNAFRAQRRIQELVFDLAGSLTREYMAQGRYEAPAHVLFPQIGTIVTRYLETKVKVLPPADLRDVFLSPYFGWLVEKLRDAIRPDTSMGETPEVPRFEKERGPGSTAEVDFWTSRDVREVINSHVNFVVADTKKWEQSAAYFIDTHPMTDAFVKNAGLGFAIPYFHNGQPHDYIPDFIIRLKGEKPRHLILETKGFDDLEDVKRAAAERWIAAVNAEGTHGRWGYALIKKVEDIHQRLSLEASLKADQSHQDGQGN